One Paenibacillus sp. FSL H7-0737 DNA segment encodes these proteins:
- a CDS encoding ring-cleaving dioxygenase: MKQQPINGQHHVSMLTKDAKQNLWFYTEVLGLRLVKKTVNQDDPSMYHLFYGNRNGAPGTEVSFFEMPNAGQTRKGTNSISSFSLLVPSDEALSYWASRLDSFEVPHEAIVSIGERKSLTFYDRDELTVHLVSAEKDNGIELVEPWITEDIPPKYAIVGLGPVELTVSEAGRTKTVLEDILGYTQVRTVPSMGDSKIMVDIYETGKGGLYTELQVKEVNDKDRERPGKGSIHHVAIRVKDVEELTEWAAKITAAGFKNTGVIDRYYFHSLYFRDPNHILFELATDGPGFEIDETFDALGENLTLPSFLEERREEIESKLHPIR, from the coding sequence ATGAAACAACAACCCATAAACGGACAACATCATGTGTCTATGCTTACTAAGGACGCTAAACAAAACTTATGGTTTTATACAGAGGTCCTGGGACTGAGACTTGTAAAGAAAACGGTCAATCAAGATGATCCATCCATGTACCATCTATTTTATGGAAATCGTAATGGTGCTCCTGGAACCGAAGTATCTTTTTTTGAAATGCCAAATGCAGGTCAGACCCGCAAAGGGACGAACAGTATTAGTTCTTTCTCCCTTCTTGTTCCTAGCGATGAAGCCTTGTCATATTGGGCTAGTCGATTAGATTCTTTTGAAGTTCCTCATGAAGCGATTGTAAGTATCGGGGAACGTAAGTCGCTTACTTTTTATGATAGAGATGAATTGACGGTCCATTTAGTATCGGCTGAAAAAGATAACGGTATCGAGCTAGTTGAACCGTGGATTACAGAAGACATCCCTCCAAAGTATGCCATCGTTGGGTTAGGACCCGTTGAATTGACTGTAAGTGAGGCTGGCCGCACAAAGACGGTTTTGGAAGATATCTTGGGCTATACACAAGTTCGGACAGTACCCTCCATGGGTGATTCCAAGATTATGGTAGATATATATGAAACGGGGAAGGGTGGTTTATACACCGAGCTCCAGGTCAAAGAAGTAAATGACAAAGATCGGGAGAGACCGGGTAAAGGGAGCATCCATCATGTGGCTATAAGAGTTAAGGATGTCGAAGAACTAACCGAATGGGCCGCCAAGATCACTGCTGCAGGCTTTAAAAATACAGGGGTCATTGATCGTTATTACTTCCATTCCTTGTATTTCCGGGATCCGAACCATATTCTTTTTGAGCTTGCTACAGATGGCCCGGGATTTGAGATTGATGAAACTTTTGACGCGCTAGGAGAGAATTTGACCTTACCTTCATTTCTGGAAGAACGTCGTGAAGAGATTGAATCGAAGCTTCATCCTATCCGCTAA
- a CDS encoding MarR family winged helix-turn-helix transcriptional regulator gives MRNNGFTEDNQLSLLIWLRLVRVYENSNDLSNEFLKQFNLTVNQFDTLVQILLHQPVTQMEIAEHLTITKGGVSHMLGRLEKEGWIERKQDWKVKYITLTEKGQTLIEKVLPLQSDFQASLFDPLTDEEKKVFYSMLKKIHRHSQDENRLPRGVQ, from the coding sequence ATGAGAAACAATGGATTCACTGAAGATAACCAATTAAGCTTATTGATCTGGTTGCGGCTGGTTAGGGTATATGAGAATAGTAACGATCTTTCCAATGAATTCTTGAAGCAATTTAATTTAACAGTTAATCAATTCGATACCTTGGTACAAATATTATTACATCAGCCTGTAACACAGATGGAAATTGCCGAGCATCTAACCATTACTAAAGGTGGGGTATCCCATATGCTTGGCAGATTAGAGAAAGAAGGATGGATTGAACGCAAACAGGATTGGAAAGTGAAGTACATTACTTTAACGGAAAAGGGCCAAACACTTATTGAGAAGGTACTGCCCTTGCAATCGGATTTCCAAGCCTCGTTATTCGATCCACTGACAGATGAGGAGAAGAAAGTGTTTTACAGCATGCTTAAAAAGATTCATCGCCATAGCCAAGATGAGAATCGACTCCCGCGAGGTGTTCAGTAG
- a CDS encoding PadR family transcriptional regulator → MSTLLNSLITELRRGTLTLAVLSQLRTPQYGYSLVQLLEESSIIIDQSTLYPLLRRLEKQELVTSSWDTSESRPRKYYVLSDYGVEIFLQLKEEWLKNSKELYGLLQGEDDHESN, encoded by the coding sequence ATGAGTACTTTATTAAATTCTTTAATCACAGAGCTTAGAAGAGGTACGTTAACGCTAGCCGTTTTAAGTCAATTACGAACACCCCAGTATGGATATTCGCTCGTTCAATTGTTGGAGGAATCCAGCATCATCATCGATCAAAGCACCCTATATCCATTACTTCGCCGATTAGAGAAACAGGAATTAGTGACGAGCAGCTGGGACACATCCGAGAGCAGACCCCGTAAGTATTATGTTCTAAGTGACTATGGCGTAGAAATTTTTTTACAGCTAAAGGAAGAATGGCTTAAGAATTCGAAAGAGCTCTACGGCCTATTACAAGGGGAGGATGACCATGAATCTAATTGA
- a CDS encoding HAAS signaling domain-containing protein: protein MNLIEIYIHEVTRRLPEQNREDIALELRSTIEDMLPDDYDEKEVKAVLTKLGNPAILASEYRDQPMYLIGPRYFDLYVTLLKMIIPIAVVVSLIALVADYLIGYSGDKTVADIVTAVISRGIGTFLEVGIQVFFWITVVFAIIERADKGKEGHPLTTKLRKWTPDDLKDIALVHKKKAITSFEVFGSLLWTAIWATVYFNAEHLIRVYRGGEGALNFVAPAFNQHVLLDYWPIILIVIGLEVALTIYKLIKRQWTRELALCNTALELIVLIVFAIILINPNVFNQEFINYMSNLLTTTANQFETGLVGGGIAVLILIAVLNIYEGFRKARL, encoded by the coding sequence ATGAATCTAATTGAGATTTACATTCATGAAGTGACTCGGAGGTTACCGGAACAAAATCGGGAGGATATCGCTCTCGAATTACGATCTACCATCGAGGATATGTTACCGGATGATTATGACGAAAAAGAGGTAAAAGCCGTCCTTACAAAATTGGGCAATCCCGCTATTTTAGCTAGTGAGTATCGCGATCAGCCCATGTATCTCATCGGCCCACGCTATTTCGATTTATATGTTACGTTGTTAAAAATGATTATACCAATCGCTGTAGTTGTTTCTTTAATCGCTCTGGTTGCTGATTACTTGATTGGCTATAGCGGAGATAAAACAGTTGCGGATATTGTTACTGCAGTTATAAGTAGAGGAATTGGAACCTTCCTTGAAGTAGGAATCCAAGTCTTTTTTTGGATAACTGTTGTGTTCGCTATTATCGAACGGGCGGATAAAGGAAAGGAAGGTCATCCACTTACTACAAAATTAAGGAAATGGACTCCTGATGATTTGAAGGATATCGCGCTTGTCCATAAGAAAAAAGCAATTACAAGCTTCGAAGTGTTCGGAAGTTTACTGTGGACTGCCATTTGGGCTACTGTTTATTTTAATGCTGAACACCTGATCAGAGTCTATAGAGGCGGTGAAGGCGCACTTAACTTCGTAGCCCCAGCTTTTAATCAGCATGTGTTACTTGATTATTGGCCTATTATTCTTATTGTGATCGGATTAGAAGTCGCATTAACTATATATAAATTAATCAAGAGACAATGGACTAGAGAATTAGCATTATGTAATACGGCTCTCGAGCTCATTGTGCTTATTGTATTCGCTATTATCCTTATAAATCCGAATGTATTTAACCAAGAATTCATTAACTACATGTCTAATTTATTAACCACTACAGCTAACCAGTTTGAAACGGGGCTAGTAGGTGGAGGAATAGCGGTCTTGATTTTAATTGCGGTCCTCAATATATATGAAGGCTTCCGCAAGGCTCGCCTTTAG
- a CDS encoding alpha-L-fucosidase, with translation MGTREERTRWFLQDRFGMFIHWGLYSIPARGEWIRGNERMSREHYMTYFDEFDASRYDPKKWASAAKAAGQKYAVLTTKHHDGFCLFDSKLTDFKATNTPAGRDLVREYVDAFRAEGIAVGLYYSIIDWHNDDYPGYGDKAHPDRDNEAAKDKPIDFDRYLEYMHGQVKELLTNYGKIDIMWFDFSYDNMTGEKWKATELIRMIRSIQPDIIIDNRLGGNIRAAEPEEYAGDFFSPEQIIPPGGIVDVNGQSIPWEACITLNDNWGYHSEDKNYKSTQQVIRSMVECISKNGNLLLNVGPDAKGEMTRESLVILDEVGEWMRLNGESIYGCGKSSLPKPEWGRYTQKGNKLYAHVYDRGIGPIYFQGLKGKIKKARLLRDGTELKVEVPWMAEEYSDVDGGAFITLKGAKLPDEMDTVIELELL, from the coding sequence ATGGGTACAAGAGAAGAAAGAACGAGATGGTTCTTACAGGATAGATTCGGTATGTTCATTCATTGGGGATTATATTCCATTCCAGCACGAGGTGAGTGGATTCGTGGAAACGAGCGAATGAGTAGAGAGCATTATATGACGTATTTCGATGAATTTGACGCATCTCGATATGACCCGAAGAAGTGGGCCAGCGCAGCAAAAGCAGCGGGGCAGAAGTATGCGGTTCTTACGACCAAGCACCACGACGGATTCTGCTTGTTTGATAGCAAGCTAACAGATTTTAAAGCGACTAACACGCCTGCTGGACGTGATCTCGTTCGAGAATATGTAGACGCTTTCCGGGCGGAAGGTATTGCTGTAGGTCTGTATTACTCTATTATTGATTGGCATAATGATGACTACCCTGGATATGGTGATAAAGCGCATCCTGATCGGGATAACGAAGCGGCTAAAGACAAGCCGATTGATTTTGATCGATACTTGGAGTATATGCATGGACAAGTGAAGGAACTGTTGACGAATTACGGCAAAATCGACATCATGTGGTTTGACTTCTCCTACGACAATATGACCGGAGAGAAATGGAAAGCAACGGAGCTAATCCGTATGATTCGCTCTATCCAGCCGGATATTATTATCGACAATCGTTTGGGTGGGAATATCCGCGCGGCCGAGCCAGAAGAATATGCAGGAGATTTCTTTTCTCCAGAGCAGATCATTCCTCCCGGTGGCATTGTTGACGTGAATGGTCAATCCATTCCATGGGAAGCATGCATTACGCTTAATGATAACTGGGGCTACCATTCCGAAGATAAAAATTATAAATCAACCCAGCAGGTCATTCGCTCAATGGTCGAATGTATCAGTAAGAATGGTAACCTCCTCCTTAATGTTGGACCAGATGCTAAGGGTGAAATGACACGGGAATCACTGGTTATCCTTGACGAAGTTGGGGAGTGGATGCGCCTTAATGGCGAAAGTATTTATGGATGCGGGAAGTCTTCGCTGCCTAAGCCAGAGTGGGGACGTTATACGCAAAAGGGCAACAAGTTGTATGCGCACGTCTACGACCGTGGAATTGGCCCGATCTATTTCCAAGGCTTGAAAGGGAAGATTAAAAAGGCTAGATTACTACGTGATGGTACCGAGCTAAAGGTGGAGGTGCCGTGGATGGCTGAGGAATATTCGGATGTTGACGGTGGAGCGTTTATTACATTAAAAGGGGCTAAGCTTCCCGACGAGATGGATACGGTTATTGAGCTTGAGCTTCTTTAA
- a CDS encoding ROK family protein, giving the protein MHKAESYVVGIDLGGTKIAAALFDSKGTMLNRELMETAGARTAEEVVQRMIGMIRSVSEGRPLIGVGLASPGAVNSQDGIVIHGTNLPEWDNVPLKHWMESELGIEVKVVNDANAAAWGEYVRGAGKGSNNMVYVTFSTGIGAGIVMDGELLLGTNSFAGELGHNIIDPNGTECSCGRYGCWEVFASGTAIRDMALRSMESRTSMITELASRSGEKINSRHVFEAMALKDPVAVEVIERTIHYMAIGLANAVHTFNPDRIVIGGGVSKAGELLFPALREKTEELVMKPYKGTYTIESAGLRDDVGLIGAAALFHTV; this is encoded by the coding sequence ATGCATAAGGCTGAGAGCTATGTAGTAGGAATTGATTTAGGCGGAACAAAAATTGCCGCAGCATTATTCGATTCAAAGGGTACCATGTTGAATCGGGAATTAATGGAGACAGCTGGCGCGCGCACCGCTGAAGAGGTGGTGCAGCGAATGATCGGAATGATCCGCTCTGTATCCGAAGGGCGACCGCTGATTGGAGTCGGACTGGCTTCTCCTGGAGCTGTGAATAGCCAGGATGGAATCGTAATTCACGGTACCAATCTTCCTGAATGGGATAATGTTCCACTGAAACATTGGATGGAGTCAGAACTTGGCATAGAAGTGAAGGTGGTAAACGATGCGAACGCTGCGGCTTGGGGCGAGTATGTAAGAGGGGCTGGTAAAGGCTCGAACAACATGGTGTATGTTACCTTCAGCACAGGAATTGGAGCTGGAATTGTTATGGATGGTGAGCTACTGCTCGGAACGAACTCATTTGCAGGAGAACTCGGTCATAATATTATTGACCCGAACGGAACGGAATGTAGCTGTGGAAGATATGGATGCTGGGAAGTATTTGCTTCGGGTACAGCGATTCGGGATATGGCACTGCGGAGTATGGAGAGCAGAACGTCGATGATTACAGAGCTGGCTAGTAGAAGTGGTGAAAAGATTAATTCTCGACACGTCTTCGAAGCGATGGCACTAAAAGATCCGGTGGCTGTCGAGGTGATTGAGCGAACGATTCATTATATGGCGATTGGATTAGCTAACGCGGTACATACATTTAATCCTGATCGCATTGTAATTGGTGGAGGCGTAAGCAAAGCTGGTGAACTACTGTTTCCAGCGCTGAGAGAGAAAACAGAGGAACTTGTCATGAAGCCGTATAAAGGAACTTATACTATTGAATCAGCAGGTCTGAGGGATGATGTAGGTCTTATAGGCGCTGCAGCATTATTTCATACCGTCTAG
- a CDS encoding copper homeostasis protein CutC, whose protein sequence is MRLEIIATCIDDALTAEANGADRLELITAITEGGLTPGIGLVEQVAKSVSIPVFVMVRPHSRSFNYSKDDILTMAAEIRQIAASGASGVVLGALTPEKKIDEHALEILLPLTDGLQVTFHRAFDELEDQIAGYRTLCNYPQITRILTSAGPGPAPEAIPAMRRLVEESRGSSISILAGSGLKPEGITSFIQQTGVTEVHFGSAVRHGKDALSPIDPVALRALAKNIHSNG, encoded by the coding sequence ATGAGATTGGAAATCATCGCTACTTGTATAGATGATGCTCTGACGGCTGAGGCGAATGGCGCAGATCGTCTTGAGCTTATTACTGCCATTACGGAAGGTGGATTAACACCAGGAATAGGGTTGGTGGAGCAGGTAGCCAAATCGGTTAGCATTCCTGTCTTTGTTATGGTCCGTCCGCACAGTCGATCATTTAACTATTCCAAGGATGATATTTTGACCATGGCTGCAGAGATCAGGCAGATTGCAGCCAGTGGTGCTTCGGGAGTTGTTCTTGGCGCATTAACACCGGAAAAAAAGATCGATGAGCATGCGCTTGAAATATTATTGCCGTTGACAGATGGCTTACAAGTAACCTTCCATCGTGCTTTTGACGAGCTGGAGGACCAAATTGCAGGTTATCGGACGCTTTGTAATTACCCGCAAATCACTCGTATACTTACCTCTGCTGGACCAGGTCCGGCACCTGAAGCCATTCCCGCTATGCGTAGGCTAGTAGAGGAATCAAGAGGTAGTTCGATAAGTATTTTGGCTGGAAGTGGTTTGAAGCCAGAAGGTATTACATCGTTTATTCAACAGACCGGAGTCACAGAAGTACATTTTGGATCGGCTGTTCGTCATGGCAAAGATGCTTTGTCGCCAATCGATCCAGTAGCCCTGCGGGCGTTAGCTAAGAATATTCATTCGAACGGCTAA
- a CDS encoding leucyl aminopeptidase family protein has product MNILFDSANVADTIVYLAYDEESFPFKLGSPHKQCSSVTWLHARTEEESDVLAVGMGKRKDITLERIRRAGGAAARAILKEGCSSASLVRLASEAINRNRDISAADELQAWMEGWILGLYRFQTYRGTTKVEGSVDLQLQSIDWPELSSIELEAVRVSAQIRAEGAVVARDLVNEVPGTLNPDRFAEWMAEFFDRDDAALKVHIYRGQELVELQMNGLLAVGAGSKHAPALVEIRYKSNPELPMLALVGKGVTFDLGGMNVKTASDISDARMDMGGAAAVIGAMDILIRKRANVNVTALIPVVDNVPDAEAMLPSSVIRYPNGLTVQVANTDGEGRLIIADALIHAANIGATQAIDIATLTGNVGAALGLGIAGIWGDADITQSLVEIGERNGERLWPMPLMDEYEADLQSNYADLRNVSTSPFAGAITAALFIRRFVAESMSWVHIDMAGTVQYKQDVGYSEAGATGYGARLLADYVMKQVHH; this is encoded by the coding sequence ATGAATATCTTATTCGATTCCGCTAATGTGGCGGATACTATTGTCTATTTAGCTTATGACGAGGAGTCTTTTCCTTTTAAGCTGGGATCGCCCCACAAACAGTGCAGCAGTGTGACTTGGTTACATGCTCGCACTGAGGAAGAGTCTGATGTGTTAGCGGTAGGAATGGGAAAGCGCAAGGATATTACGCTTGAGAGGATTCGCCGAGCGGGTGGAGCTGCTGCTCGTGCAATTCTGAAGGAAGGATGCAGTAGTGCTTCACTTGTTCGCTTAGCATCCGAGGCTATAAATAGGAATAGGGATATTTCTGCTGCTGATGAATTACAAGCTTGGATGGAAGGCTGGATTCTCGGCTTGTACCGTTTCCAAACTTATCGGGGAACTACCAAGGTGGAAGGCTCTGTTGATTTACAGCTTCAATCGATAGATTGGCCTGAGCTGTCATCGATTGAATTGGAAGCTGTACGGGTTTCTGCGCAGATACGCGCTGAAGGAGCCGTAGTTGCTCGCGATCTTGTGAATGAAGTACCTGGGACACTGAACCCTGATCGTTTTGCGGAATGGATGGCAGAATTTTTCGACCGTGATGATGCTGCTTTGAAAGTCCATATCTATCGAGGACAGGAGCTTGTGGAACTTCAGATGAATGGGTTGCTCGCAGTTGGAGCGGGGAGTAAGCACGCTCCAGCCCTAGTTGAAATTCGTTACAAGAGTAACCCTGAATTACCGATGTTAGCACTGGTAGGTAAAGGTGTAACCTTTGACTTAGGTGGCATGAATGTGAAGACGGCTAGCGATATCAGCGATGCACGCATGGATATGGGTGGTGCGGCTGCTGTAATTGGGGCTATGGATATTTTGATACGGAAGCGTGCCAATGTAAATGTGACCGCACTTATTCCAGTTGTTGATAATGTGCCAGATGCTGAGGCGATGTTACCTTCGTCTGTTATCCGCTACCCTAACGGGCTAACCGTTCAGGTTGCGAATACGGATGGCGAGGGTCGACTTATCATAGCGGATGCGCTTATTCATGCCGCGAATATCGGAGCAACCCAAGCTATTGATATCGCTACCTTAACTGGAAATGTCGGTGCGGCGCTCGGATTAGGCATCGCGGGCATATGGGGCGATGCAGATATAACGCAGAGTCTAGTTGAGATTGGTGAGCGCAATGGAGAACGACTGTGGCCCATGCCGTTAATGGATGAATATGAAGCAGATCTCCAGAGTAATTACGCCGATCTCCGCAATGTTAGTACTTCCCCTTTTGCAGGTGCGATTACAGCAGCCCTATTTATTCGGCGCTTTGTAGCAGAATCTATGAGCTGGGTTCATATTGATATGGCTGGGACGGTACAGTACAAACAGGATGTGGGGTACTCTGAAGCTGGAGCGACGGGATATGGTGCACGTCTGCTCGCCGATTATGTCATGAAGCAAGTGCATCATTAA
- a CDS encoding ABC transporter ATP-binding protein, with amino-acid sequence MKETPLIEVKSLKKFFSVKKGFFGTTRYLHAVDGISFAIRKGETFSLVGESGCGKSTTGRLVTRLLEPNDGEVWFKGQNISHISDNQMRPIRKDIQMVFQDPYASLNPRMKVKDLVAEPLLIHTKLSSKERDKLACELLETVGLNSIHAERYAFEFSGGQRQRIGIARALSVRPSLIVADEPVSALDVSIQSQVLNLLQDLQEEYGLTYLFISHDLSVVEHISDRIGVMYLGSLVETADKDTLYDRPMHPYTQALLSSVPVPDPTLKKERIILKGDLPSPVDPPSGCRFHTRCPSCMEICKQHVPIFREVEPGHEVACHLFDEEMLKLER; translated from the coding sequence GTGAAGGAGACTCCACTCATTGAAGTTAAAAGTCTGAAGAAGTTTTTTTCGGTGAAAAAGGGCTTTTTCGGAACTACTAGATATTTGCACGCAGTTGATGGGATCTCATTCGCTATACGTAAAGGAGAAACGTTCAGCCTTGTGGGTGAAAGTGGCTGTGGTAAATCTACTACGGGTAGATTAGTGACTCGCTTGCTGGAGCCGAATGACGGTGAAGTGTGGTTTAAGGGTCAAAATATTAGCCATATCTCAGACAATCAAATGCGGCCTATTCGTAAAGATATACAAATGGTGTTCCAAGACCCCTATGCTTCGCTTAATCCACGGATGAAGGTGAAGGATCTTGTGGCTGAACCTCTGCTCATTCATACAAAGCTCTCTTCCAAAGAACGGGATAAACTAGCATGCGAGTTACTAGAGACAGTGGGATTGAATAGTATCCACGCCGAGCGCTACGCTTTTGAGTTCAGCGGTGGGCAGCGACAACGGATTGGAATTGCCCGGGCGTTATCTGTTCGCCCAAGCTTAATCGTGGCGGATGAGCCTGTGTCAGCACTGGATGTATCGATTCAGTCACAAGTGCTAAATCTGTTGCAGGATCTGCAGGAAGAGTATGGCCTGACATATTTATTCATTTCACATGATCTGAGTGTTGTTGAGCATATTAGTGATCGAATTGGAGTTATGTATCTTGGTTCGCTCGTAGAGACGGCGGATAAGGATACCTTGTATGATCGTCCAATGCATCCATACACACAAGCACTGCTATCTTCTGTACCTGTACCCGATCCTACCTTAAAGAAGGAGCGCATTATTCTGAAGGGAGATCTTCCAAGTCCGGTTGACCCACCGTCGGGATGCCGTTTTCATACAAGATGTCCCTCCTGCATGGAAATCTGTAAGCAGCATGTACCGATATTCCGAGAAGTCGAACCAGGTCATGAGGTTGCGTGTCATTTATTTGATGAAGAAATGCTGAAATTAGAGCGGTAG
- a CDS encoding ABC transporter ATP-binding protein has translation MTQNLLEVQGLKTEFKRGDGSITAVAGVDFVIKKGEVLGLVGESGCGKSVTSLSIMRLLKDTPGRISGGSVRFEGTDLTKVTDKEMRQIRGNEMAMIFQEPMTSLNPVLKIGLQLMEPIMLHLGYGRKKAREHAIHMLRLVGIPRAEDLVDEYPHQLSGGMRQRVMIAMAMSCHPKLLIADEPTTALDVTIQAQILDLMKHLKEEQDMGMLLITHDLGVVAELCDRVVVMYAGRVVEEASVHELFARPQHPYTKGLIQSVPKLRQNVRRLDSIKGNVPDLSQMPAGCKFAPRCDYVTERCLSQEPELLPIEGLERKSRCWLTQQENTEGGERL, from the coding sequence ATGACTCAAAATTTGCTGGAAGTACAAGGGCTGAAAACGGAGTTCAAACGCGGCGATGGAAGTATAACGGCAGTTGCAGGTGTTGACTTTGTGATTAAGAAAGGTGAAGTGCTGGGTCTAGTTGGAGAATCCGGCTGTGGCAAAAGCGTTACCTCACTGTCGATTATGCGGCTCCTTAAGGATACGCCAGGCAGAATTTCTGGCGGTTCTGTTCGTTTCGAGGGAACGGATCTGACAAAGGTTACGGACAAAGAGATGCGCCAGATACGGGGAAATGAAATGGCGATGATTTTTCAGGAGCCGATGACTTCGCTTAATCCTGTGCTGAAGATTGGTTTGCAATTGATGGAGCCGATCATGTTGCATTTGGGTTATGGTCGGAAGAAGGCTCGTGAACATGCCATTCATATGTTGCGGTTAGTTGGTATACCACGTGCGGAAGACTTGGTGGATGAATATCCGCATCAGCTCTCTGGCGGTATGAGGCAGCGTGTAATGATTGCGATGGCGATGTCTTGCCACCCGAAACTGCTGATTGCAGATGAACCAACGACGGCGCTTGATGTAACGATTCAAGCTCAAATCCTTGATCTAATGAAGCACCTGAAAGAAGAACAGGATATGGGAATGCTGCTCATAACCCATGACCTTGGTGTAGTAGCAGAACTATGCGACCGTGTAGTCGTTATGTATGCTGGTCGTGTAGTGGAGGAAGCTTCCGTTCATGAACTATTTGCAAGACCGCAGCATCCATATACGAAGGGATTAATTCAATCCGTTCCTAAGCTGCGTCAAAACGTACGTCGCTTGGATTCCATTAAAGGGAATGTACCTGATCTATCACAAATGCCAGCAGGTTGTAAGTTTGCGCCACGCTGCGATTATGTCACAGAGCGTTGTCTCTCGCAGGAGCCAGAGTTACTCCCGATTGAGGGACTAGAGCGAAAGAGTCGTTGTTGGCTTACACAGCAGGAGAACACGGAAGGAGGGGAACGTTTGTGA
- a CDS encoding ABC transporter permease: MSDNSAVMGTNSPIPGEVIAPEKTKGRAGVFIRKFSKQKMPLVAAFFIILLFLIAIFGPFLTPYNPDEPNYDALMQGPSAKHWAGTDEYGRDILSRLIDGTRLTLAVSLSSVLIAGVLGTILGLVSGYYGGWLDRIIMRGSDVLFSFPDLLLAIGIVAILGPGLSNVVIAVAVFGTPSFARIIRSVTLSAKETLFVEAARSMGAKNRRIIWRHIFPETVPSIIVNLSMKIGGAILAAASLSFLGMGAKPTEPDWGAMLSMGRDYLSIAPHIVYFPGLAIFLTVLAFNLVGDGLRDALDPKMKN, encoded by the coding sequence ATGAGCGACAATTCGGCGGTAATGGGAACTAATTCTCCTATACCCGGAGAGGTAATAGCCCCGGAGAAAACAAAAGGCCGCGCGGGTGTTTTTATTCGCAAGTTCAGCAAACAAAAGATGCCCCTTGTGGCTGCATTTTTTATCATATTGCTTTTTTTAATTGCCATTTTCGGGCCATTTCTGACCCCTTATAATCCTGATGAACCGAACTATGATGCGCTAATGCAGGGTCCGTCTGCCAAGCATTGGGCGGGAACGGATGAATACGGCCGTGATATTCTAAGTCGCTTAATTGATGGTACAAGGTTGACTTTGGCGGTCAGTCTGAGCTCCGTATTGATTGCAGGTGTACTTGGAACCATCCTTGGTCTTGTCAGTGGATATTATGGCGGTTGGCTGGATCGGATTATTATGCGTGGCAGTGACGTATTGTTCTCATTCCCTGATTTACTGCTTGCCATTGGGATCGTCGCTATACTTGGGCCTGGTTTATCCAACGTTGTGATTGCCGTTGCAGTCTTCGGTACACCCTCGTTCGCCCGCATTATTCGGAGCGTAACATTGTCTGCGAAGGAAACATTGTTTGTTGAAGCTGCCCGTTCAATGGGTGCAAAGAATCGTCGAATCATTTGGCGACATATTTTTCCTGAAACAGTCCCTAGTATCATCGTTAATCTATCTATGAAAATTGGCGGGGCAATCTTAGCCGCTGCGTCACTGAGCTTTCTTGGAATGGGTGCGAAGCCAACGGAGCCCGATTGGGGGGCAATGTTAAGTATGGGGCGCGATTATTTAAGTATAGCTCCACATATCGTTTATTTTCCGGGTTTAGCTATATTTTTGACAGTACTTGCATTTAACCTGGTCGGGGACGGACTGCGCGATGCTCTTGATCCCAAAATGAAAAACTAA